One Citrobacter amalonaticus genomic window carries:
- a CDS encoding fimbrial protein → MTANKRIVNGVVRYSSHGIILVVMALLLSILPRDASAKYTTSCVKGSDLLITPGNIVITPDDTSAYPVGSLIGGPYSASVTAFTFTGQQCSVGSGSSTWAESSGNPAVGTYTAPEGNLPVYSLTGVPGIGLAMAVADPNNPWQGLQQNPTKALWADNHAIWYGVLGVRYKLYIVTTGSLTTGNFTLPKTNFGNICLSSSQTSDTHDICPSVGYNAFTISIKPGGCDINPETPSTIHLNRINANELPKKGDVGKNVTFNLSLKCNAATTITMTLTDPNGGDPANGVVFNDTGDGLAQHVGVQILSVKDGGKIPRTVQLNQSFRVGQASEGQYTIPMAARYYRTSDEAIVGGKISASVIYELSYQ, encoded by the coding sequence ATGACAGCGAATAAACGTATTGTTAACGGTGTGGTGAGATATTCATCGCACGGGATAATCCTGGTGGTCATGGCATTACTGTTATCGATTCTACCCAGAGATGCCAGTGCGAAATACACCACTTCATGTGTTAAAGGCAGCGATCTGCTTATCACACCCGGTAATATCGTAATAACGCCGGATGATACCTCCGCTTACCCGGTGGGTTCACTTATCGGTGGGCCTTACTCTGCCAGTGTCACTGCATTTACCTTTACCGGGCAACAATGCTCTGTGGGCAGCGGGTCATCAACTTGGGCGGAATCCAGCGGCAATCCTGCGGTTGGAACCTATACCGCGCCGGAAGGTAATTTACCGGTCTATTCTCTGACTGGTGTTCCGGGAATAGGTCTGGCAATGGCTGTCGCAGATCCAAACAATCCCTGGCAGGGTCTCCAGCAAAATCCGACAAAAGCGCTTTGGGCTGATAACCATGCTATATGGTATGGCGTTCTGGGCGTGAGATATAAGCTTTATATTGTCACTACTGGCTCATTGACCACGGGAAATTTTACGTTGCCAAAGACGAACTTCGGGAATATCTGTCTATCATCCTCCCAGACGAGTGATACACACGATATCTGTCCCTCTGTGGGCTACAACGCGTTTACTATTTCCATTAAACCTGGCGGCTGCGATATTAATCCCGAAACGCCGTCAACCATCCATTTAAATCGCATTAATGCCAATGAACTGCCTAAAAAAGGCGATGTCGGTAAAAACGTGACGTTCAATCTCAGTCTCAAATGTAACGCCGCCACTACCATCACAATGACACTGACCGACCCCAATGGTGGTGACCCGGCAAACGGCGTGGTGTTTAACGATACGGGGGACGGACTGGCGCAACACGTAGGCGTACAAATCTTATCGGTCAAAGACGGTGGGAAAATACCGCGAACGGTGCAGCTCAACCAGTCCTTCAGAGTGGGACAGGCGTCAGAAGGGCAGTACACCATTCCTATGGCTGCGCGCTATTACCGCACGTCGGATGAGGCGATTGTGGGCGGGAAGATCTCGGCTTCGGTGATTTACGAACTGTCCTATCAATAA
- a CDS encoding fimbria/pilus outer membrane usher protein — MNRSGANTIDLQRFANGTNVLPGTYKIIVTLNTEKLTIADVEFRTGENKSVDACIPAKVFELIEFKKEQIKFTQWDVLVDSKKCTRIQDIIPQATQEFDSEAQQLNLSIPQVYINKLPRGSVPSSMWDSGIPALMLGYNMNGYESKNNNYESKSFYASIDSGLNIGGWYLRHNGSWNWTQEQGGKYSVLNTYVQRDVPVIMGRMSAGQLNTSGQLFDTVPVTGAEVASDERMLPQSQRGYAPEIRGVAKTNAKVTIKQNGQRIYETTVSPGAFVISDLYPTGYGGNLDVTIEEADGTQQNFSIPYSSVSQLLRPGSVHYSFSAGKLRNDSVPSDPSLLEATWQQGFTNRLTGYTGVQTNQDYQAVKVGLALGFPIGAVAFDVTQSKTQLPGRDDMSGQSYQLSYSKLIAETNSNITLAAYRFSSSGYMDYLTAMQTRDDIQHGNDGNQVQRQKNRFTLNISQGLEDGWGQLYVSATMENYWNKGSVERQYQIGYSNSYKWLNYSLNVSRSQDEWGKSQTSYYLNFSFPLWENQDMGTYAPQLSMNYNHDSDGGSSEQATLSGTLGAQNQYTYSVSGSHDDNSGSRTDVGGTYKSSLAALSASYSQGRDYHSASVGMTGTLVAHSGGITLSPYTGDTFTLVEAKGAEGAAIPSYPGVTIDRFGYALFPATNPYQLSDVVIDPKGISENTELENTSQKIVPRFGAVVKAKFDARRGRPVLIHADHAGQTLPFGADVFDDNGVSVGVVSQGSLIYARVPNDKGTLHIKWGDDADEQCSVSYALAPESESTKKTAMKQFAESCR; from the coding sequence GTGAATCGTTCAGGTGCAAACACAATTGATTTACAACGCTTTGCAAATGGTACCAACGTGTTGCCGGGTACCTATAAAATCATTGTCACCTTAAATACCGAAAAATTAACGATCGCCGACGTCGAGTTCCGCACGGGTGAGAATAAAAGCGTTGACGCCTGTATTCCGGCAAAAGTGTTCGAACTTATTGAATTTAAAAAAGAGCAGATTAAATTCACACAGTGGGACGTTCTGGTCGACAGTAAAAAATGCACTCGTATTCAGGATATTATTCCACAAGCGACTCAGGAATTTGACAGTGAGGCGCAGCAATTAAACCTTTCTATCCCGCAGGTTTATATCAATAAACTTCCTCGCGGTTCTGTTCCCTCATCAATGTGGGACAGCGGTATTCCCGCTCTGATGCTGGGATACAACATGAATGGCTATGAGTCGAAAAACAACAATTACGAGTCGAAATCCTTTTATGCCTCCATCGATAGCGGCCTGAACATCGGTGGATGGTATCTTCGCCATAATGGTTCCTGGAACTGGACACAGGAACAGGGCGGGAAATACAGCGTACTGAATACCTATGTTCAGCGTGATGTTCCGGTCATCATGGGACGAATGTCTGCGGGTCAACTGAATACCAGCGGACAATTATTTGACACCGTGCCCGTGACGGGCGCAGAAGTGGCAAGCGATGAGCGTATGCTGCCGCAATCACAGCGTGGCTATGCGCCAGAAATACGCGGCGTCGCGAAAACCAATGCGAAAGTTACGATTAAACAGAACGGTCAACGAATTTATGAAACAACCGTTTCTCCCGGCGCGTTTGTGATTAGCGATCTCTACCCAACCGGCTATGGTGGCAATCTGGATGTGACCATTGAAGAAGCGGATGGAACGCAGCAAAATTTTTCGATTCCCTATTCTTCGGTATCGCAATTGCTGCGTCCTGGCAGTGTTCACTACAGCTTCAGCGCCGGGAAATTACGCAACGACAGCGTTCCGAGCGATCCTTCACTTCTTGAAGCGACGTGGCAACAGGGTTTTACGAACCGGCTGACGGGCTATACGGGCGTGCAGACAAACCAGGATTATCAGGCGGTAAAAGTCGGGCTGGCGCTGGGATTTCCCATCGGCGCCGTGGCTTTTGATGTCACGCAGTCCAAAACGCAGCTTCCCGGTCGTGACGATATGTCAGGGCAGAGTTACCAGCTTAGCTACAGCAAGTTGATCGCTGAAACCAACAGTAATATCACCCTGGCGGCCTATCGTTTTTCCAGCAGTGGCTATATGGACTATTTAACGGCGATGCAAACCCGGGATGATATCCAGCATGGCAACGATGGCAATCAGGTACAGCGCCAGAAGAACCGTTTTACGTTAAATATCAGCCAGGGATTGGAGGACGGCTGGGGGCAGCTATACGTCAGTGCGACGATGGAAAACTACTGGAATAAAGGATCGGTAGAGCGGCAATATCAGATTGGCTATTCCAATAGCTATAAATGGCTTAACTATAGCCTGAACGTCAGTCGTAGCCAGGATGAATGGGGCAAATCGCAAACCAGCTATTATCTGAATTTCTCTTTCCCATTGTGGGAAAATCAAGACATGGGAACGTATGCGCCACAGCTCAGCATGAACTACAACCACGATTCCGACGGCGGTTCCTCGGAACAGGCCACCTTATCGGGCACCCTGGGGGCGCAAAACCAGTATACCTACTCTGTCAGCGGCAGCCACGATGACAACTCAGGATCCCGCACTGACGTGGGCGGAACCTATAAAAGTAGTCTCGCTGCACTGTCGGCGTCGTACAGCCAGGGTCGTGACTATCACAGTGCTTCAGTAGGGATGACCGGCACGCTGGTCGCCCACTCAGGTGGGATCACACTCTCACCGTATACGGGTGATACGTTCACTCTGGTGGAGGCAAAAGGGGCAGAAGGGGCAGCGATACCGTCTTATCCGGGGGTGACGATTGACCGCTTTGGCTATGCATTGTTTCCCGCAACCAACCCGTATCAGTTATCTGATGTCGTGATTGACCCGAAAGGGATCTCGGAAAACACGGAACTGGAAAACACCTCGCAAAAAATCGTCCCGCGCTTTGGCGCCGTTGTGAAAGCCAAATTTGATGCTCGCAGGGGGCGGCCAGTTTTAATTCATGCTGACCATGCCGGTCAGACGCTGCCGTTTGGCGCTGACGTTTTTGATGATAACGGTGTTAGCGTTGGGGTGGTGTCGCAGGGTAGCCTGATTTATGCCCGCGTGCCGAATGATAAAGGCACATTGCATATTAAATGGGGTGATGATGCAGATGAGCAGTGCAGCGTTAGTTACGCCCTTGCACCAGAATCGGAAAGCACGAAGAAAACGGCCATGAAGCAATTTGCGGAAAGTTGCCGGTGA
- the rnt gene encoding ribonuclease T: protein MSDNAQLTGLCDRFRGFYPVVIDVETAGFNAKTDALLEIAAITLKMDEQGWLMPDSTLQFHVEPFEGANLQPEALAFNGIDPSNPLRGAVSEYDALHAIFKMVRKGIKDSGCSRAIMVAHNATFDHSFMMAAAERASLKRNPFHPFVTFDTAAMSGLALGQTVLSKACLAAGMEFDGTQAHSALYDTERTAVLFCEIVNRWKRLGGWPLPLPEEA, encoded by the coding sequence ATGTCCGATAACGCTCAACTTACCGGTCTGTGCGACCGTTTTCGTGGTTTTTATCCTGTCGTCATTGATGTCGAAACGGCTGGATTTAACGCCAAAACCGATGCGCTGCTTGAGATAGCCGCTATCACGCTGAAAATGGATGAACAAGGCTGGCTGATGCCGGACAGCACGCTGCAATTCCACGTCGAACCGTTTGAGGGCGCGAATTTGCAGCCTGAAGCACTGGCGTTTAACGGTATCGACCCTTCCAACCCGCTGCGCGGTGCGGTGAGTGAATATGACGCCCTGCATGCCATTTTCAAAATGGTTCGCAAAGGCATTAAAGACAGCGGCTGCAGTCGCGCCATCATGGTTGCCCATAATGCGACATTCGATCATAGCTTTATGATGGCCGCCGCTGAGCGGGCGTCGCTCAAGCGCAACCCGTTCCATCCGTTCGTGACGTTTGATACTGCCGCTATGAGCGGACTGGCGCTGGGACAAACGGTGCTCTCCAAAGCGTGTCTGGCGGCAGGTATGGAGTTTGACGGTACCCAGGCGCACTCAGCGCTGTACGATACTGAGCGCACCGCCGTGCTGTTTTGTGAAATCGTCAACCGCTGGAAGCGCCTGGGCGGCTGGCCGTTACCTCTGCCAGAAGAAGCCTGA
- the gloA gene encoding lactoylglutathione lyase produces the protein MRLLHTMLRVGDLQRSIDFYTNVLGMKLLRTSENTEYKYSLAFVGYGEESDEAVIELTYNWGVDKYELGTAYGHIALSVDNAAEACERIRQSGGNVTREAGPVKGGTTVIAFVEDPDGYKIELIEEKDAGKGLGN, from the coding sequence ATGCGTTTACTTCATACGATGCTGCGCGTTGGCGATCTGCAACGCTCCATTGATTTTTACACTAACGTTCTGGGCATGAAGCTGCTGCGTACCAGCGAAAATACCGAATACAAATACTCTCTGGCGTTTGTCGGTTACGGTGAAGAAAGTGATGAAGCGGTGATTGAACTGACCTATAACTGGGGCGTCGACAAATACGAGCTGGGTACGGCGTATGGGCATATCGCCCTGAGCGTCGACAACGCGGCTGAAGCCTGTGAGCGTATTCGTCAGAGTGGCGGTAACGTCACTCGTGAAGCCGGTCCGGTTAAAGGCGGCACTACCGTGATCGCTTTTGTTGAAGATCCGGACGGTTACAAAATCGAGCTGATTGAAGAGAAGGACGCCGGGAAAGGTCTCGGAAACTGA
- a CDS encoding aldo/keto reductase yields the protein MVQRITLAPQGPEFSRFVMGYWRLMDWNMSPQELVNFIEEHLDLGVTTVDHADIYGGYLCEAAFGEALKLAPHLRERMQIVTKCGIATTARAENALGHYITDRDHIVKSAEQSLTNLATDHLDLLLIHRPDPLMDADEVAEAFKHLHQSGKVRHFGVSNFTPAQFTLLQSRLPFTLATNQVEISPVHQPLLLDGTLDQLQQLRIRPMAWSCLGGGRLFNDDAFQPLRNELAVIAQELNASSIEQVVYAWILRLPSQPLPIIGSGKIERVRAAVEAESLKMSRQQWFRIRKAALGYDVP from the coding sequence ATGGTTCAGCGTATTACTCTTGCGCCACAAGGCCCGGAATTCTCCCGCTTTGTCATGGGATACTGGCGACTGATGGACTGGAATATGTCCCCCCAGGAGCTGGTGAACTTTATTGAAGAACACCTGGATTTAGGTGTCACGACCGTGGACCATGCGGATATTTACGGTGGCTATCTGTGCGAGGCCGCCTTTGGCGAAGCGCTGAAACTGGCTCCTCATCTGCGTGAGCGGATGCAGATCGTCACCAAATGCGGGATCGCCACCACCGCCCGTGCGGAAAACGCGCTGGGCCACTACATCACCGACCGCGATCATATTGTGAAAAGCGCGGAACAGTCGTTGACCAATCTGGCGACCGACCATCTGGATCTGCTGCTGATCCACCGCCCGGACCCGCTGATGGATGCTGATGAGGTCGCCGAAGCCTTCAAACACCTGCATCAGAGCGGAAAAGTACGCCACTTCGGCGTTTCCAACTTTACGCCTGCGCAGTTTACGCTACTGCAATCGCGCCTTCCGTTCACGCTGGCGACCAACCAGGTGGAGATCTCTCCGGTTCACCAACCGCTGCTGTTAGACGGCACGCTCGATCAGCTTCAACAACTGCGTATTCGCCCGATGGCCTGGTCCTGTCTCGGCGGCGGGCGCCTGTTCAATGACGATGCGTTCCAGCCGCTGCGTAATGAGCTGGCGGTCATTGCACAAGAACTGAACGCCTCTTCCATTGAGCAGGTGGTTTACGCCTGGATCCTGCGTCTGCCGTCGCAGCCGCTGCCGATCATTGGTTCTGGTAAAATCGAACGTGTGCGCGCAGCGGTGGAAGCGGAGTCTCTGAAAATGAGTCGTCAGCAGTGGTTCCGTATCCGTAAAGCCGCGCTGGGTTACGACGTACCGTAA
- a CDS encoding fimbrial protein has protein sequence MSKAFCQITVLLLIFFSIPGHTACRVPNGASKYTYTLSTTLDIPSDASLGPIGNVINIPDGPATSVGCDPGASYGYLAFGSTQSQSNTKDVYKTNVSGIGIKVWDDAFSPTTIIGNSGTKWYTGPNTTLSWSGSWAINHLKMQFYVIGPVAPGNVTLSTPFVKGWISNNPTSGGIVFSQLTITGSARINVPACDIDEALTPGTVELHAINMTALPHQGDVGNNVYFSIGLKCLTATSITMTLTDPNGGDPANGVVFNDAGSGMAKNVGVQVLSAREGGTTPQPVHLNESFTVGQANEGQYTIPMVARYYRTSDEAIVGGKVSASVVYELSYQ, from the coding sequence ATGTCAAAAGCATTCTGCCAGATTACCGTTTTACTGCTGATCTTCTTTAGTATTCCGGGGCATACTGCTTGCCGGGTTCCGAATGGCGCTTCAAAATATACCTATACACTAAGTACGACTCTCGATATCCCCTCTGATGCCAGCCTTGGGCCAATAGGCAATGTGATTAATATCCCTGACGGGCCTGCAACAAGCGTTGGATGTGATCCTGGCGCCTCCTATGGGTATCTTGCATTTGGCAGCACACAATCTCAGTCGAATACTAAAGATGTTTACAAAACAAATGTTTCCGGTATTGGAATAAAGGTTTGGGACGATGCCTTTAGTCCAACTACTATAATCGGGAACTCGGGAACAAAATGGTACACTGGCCCGAATACGACTCTTTCATGGTCAGGCTCCTGGGCTATTAATCATCTGAAAATGCAGTTTTATGTTATTGGACCTGTCGCCCCTGGCAATGTCACCTTATCAACCCCCTTTGTTAAAGGTTGGATATCAAACAACCCAACCTCAGGAGGTATTGTTTTCAGTCAATTGACTATAACGGGAAGTGCTCGCATTAATGTGCCAGCATGCGATATTGATGAGGCGTTAACTCCAGGTACCGTAGAGTTGCATGCTATTAATATGACCGCACTGCCTCACCAGGGGGATGTTGGGAATAATGTGTATTTTAGCATTGGCCTTAAATGTCTCACGGCAACCTCTATCACTATGACACTGACCGATCCCAACGGTGGTGACCCGGCAAACGGGGTGGTCTTTAACGACGCCGGTTCTGGAATGGCGAAAAACGTCGGCGTACAGGTCTTGTCGGCGAGAGAGGGCGGCACAACGCCGCAGCCCGTTCACCTGAATGAGTCTTTTACGGTAGGTCAGGCGAATGAAGGGCAGTACACCATTCCCATGGTTGCGCGCTATTACCGAACCTCGGATGAGGCAATCGTCGGCGGAAAGGTTTCGGCTTCTGTTGTGTATGAACTGTCCTATCAGTAA
- a CDS encoding DUF1289 domain-containing protein has product MAEQLEFFPVQSPCRGICQSDERGFCRGCLRSRDERFNWQNMSDAQKQDVLRLCRQRLLRKLRANKPAAPEEPQQPSLF; this is encoded by the coding sequence GTGGCAGAGCAGTTAGAGTTTTTCCCCGTTCAGAGCCCGTGTCGGGGAATTTGCCAGTCAGATGAGCGCGGTTTTTGCCGGGGATGCCTGCGCAGCCGGGATGAGCGGTTCAACTGGCAAAATATGAGCGACGCGCAAAAACAAGATGTGCTGCGGTTATGCCGCCAGCGTCTGCTGCGTAAATTACGCGCAAATAAACCCGCCGCGCCAGAAGAACCTCAACAGCCTTCACTCTTTTAA
- a CDS encoding molecular chaperone: MKWFKYFSQLSLSMTLLCFSTLSFAGLVLDGTRVIYPSGESEVTLQMKNTGSQPVLAQSWIDNGEKNVSPDKVASVFVVTPPINRVNPGKGQTLRIGLIAENTLPQDKESAFYLNVLAIPAKPKDSINASEVNIAFKTRIKLFYRPVSLKGSANDAPDLLRWSINGNGVTATNPTPYYVTLAEVAYTSGGKKYVAPAQMISPGGAGDFHFNGVSQVNSMDSIEYSSINDFGGQNKYKVKK, encoded by the coding sequence ATGAAATGGTTTAAATATTTTTCTCAACTGTCATTATCAATGACACTGCTTTGTTTCAGCACTCTGTCTTTTGCGGGTCTGGTATTAGACGGGACACGAGTCATTTATCCTTCTGGTGAAAGCGAAGTTACGCTACAAATGAAAAACACGGGCAGCCAACCCGTACTGGCGCAAAGCTGGATCGATAACGGCGAAAAAAATGTGAGTCCGGATAAAGTCGCTTCTGTCTTTGTCGTAACGCCGCCAATAAACAGAGTCAATCCAGGGAAAGGGCAGACATTAAGAATTGGGTTGATTGCAGAGAATACGCTGCCACAGGATAAAGAGTCTGCTTTTTATTTGAATGTTCTGGCGATCCCGGCAAAGCCAAAGGATTCGATAAATGCCAGCGAAGTTAATATTGCGTTTAAAACGCGAATTAAATTATTTTACCGTCCGGTTTCATTGAAGGGCAGCGCGAATGACGCCCCAGATTTATTACGCTGGAGTATTAACGGCAACGGCGTCACGGCGACAAACCCGACGCCTTACTATGTTACGTTAGCTGAGGTGGCGTATACCTCAGGTGGGAAGAAATATGTCGCGCCTGCGCAAATGATCTCACCAGGGGGGGCCGGAGATTTTCATTTCAACGGCGTGAGTCAGGTTAACAGTATGGATTCCATTGAATATTCGTCAATCAATGATTTTGGTGGTCAGAATAAATATAAAGTAAAAAAATAA
- the sodC gene encoding superoxide dismutase [Cu-Zn] SodC — MKRLSLAVLTLLACAGAQAASETVEMNLVTSQGVGQSIGEVTIAETGNGLEFTPDLKALPPGEHGFHIHANGSCQPAIKDGKASAAESAGGHFDPHKTGKHAGPDGEGHLGDLPVLVVNNEGKAIVPVTATRLKSLNDIKDKALMIHVGGDNMSDQPKPLGGGGARFACGVIK, encoded by the coding sequence ATGAAGCGATTGAGTCTGGCTGTGTTAACCCTGTTAGCCTGTGCGGGCGCGCAAGCCGCCAGTGAGACAGTGGAGATGAATCTGGTTACCTCGCAAGGTGTCGGGCAGTCCATCGGGGAGGTGACTATTGCGGAAACCGGGAATGGGCTGGAGTTTACGCCGGATCTAAAAGCGCTGCCGCCGGGAGAGCATGGTTTTCATATCCATGCCAACGGCAGCTGTCAGCCAGCCATTAAAGATGGTAAAGCGTCTGCTGCTGAGTCTGCGGGCGGACATTTTGACCCGCACAAAACCGGTAAACATGCCGGGCCGGATGGCGAAGGGCATCTTGGCGATCTGCCCGTGCTGGTGGTGAATAACGAAGGTAAAGCCATTGTTCCTGTCACAGCAACGCGCCTGAAATCCCTTAACGACATCAAAGACAAAGCGCTGATGATCCACGTCGGTGGCGATAATATGTCCGATCAGCCCAAACCCCTGGGCGGCGGTGGGGCACGCTTCGCTTGTGGCGTGATCAAGTAA
- a CDS encoding TetR/AcrR family transcriptional regulator has translation MNKQTEYDTREHLLATGEHLCMQRGFTGMGLSELLKTAGVPKGSFYHYFRSKEAFGVAMLERHFAGYHQRLAVHFDTGPGNYRDRILAYYQETLNQFCQQGIISGCLTVKLSAEVCDLSEDMRTAMDQGAGKIMLILAQALEKGRDSHCLTFAGEPLQQAQILYALWLGANLQAKISRSATPLENALAHVKNIIATPDV, from the coding sequence ATGAACAAGCAAACTGAATACGATACCCGCGAACACTTACTGGCTACCGGTGAGCATCTTTGCATGCAGCGAGGCTTTACCGGTATGGGGCTGAGCGAGTTACTCAAAACCGCCGGGGTGCCGAAAGGATCGTTTTATCACTACTTTCGCTCAAAAGAAGCCTTTGGCGTCGCCATGCTGGAACGGCATTTCGCCGGTTATCATCAGCGGCTGGCGGTGCATTTTGACACGGGTCCGGGCAATTATCGCGATCGCATTCTGGCTTATTATCAGGAAACCCTGAATCAGTTTTGCCAGCAAGGGATCATCAGCGGCTGCCTGACGGTTAAACTTTCCGCCGAGGTGTGCGACCTGTCGGAAGATATGCGCACCGCGATGGACCAGGGAGCCGGGAAGATTATGCTCATCCTGGCGCAAGCGCTGGAAAAAGGTCGTGACAGTCATTGTTTGACGTTTGCAGGAGAACCGCTGCAACAGGCGCAAATTCTGTATGCGCTATGGCTGGGGGCGAACCTGCAGGCCAAAATTTCGCGTAGCGCCACCCCGCTGGAAAATGCGCTGGCGCACGTAAAAAATATCATTGCAACGCCTGATGTTTAA
- a CDS encoding fimbrial protein → MKLRKLYMVMSACALVGLSGISAANAAGTTDKGKIEFDGEVIASTCDVKLDGTEADGIVTLEKVSTTGIAGVGTTALPKAFKISVTGCSDDKAIIGVTFAPATGAADSNGNLANEDTATTPTKVSLQLVDAGQPINLNGDQSKGSKFTLVSGAGSLTYMVQYYSNDAAPTVGKVTANATYQLAYN, encoded by the coding sequence ATGAAATTGCGTAAGTTATATATGGTGATGTCCGCCTGTGCTTTAGTGGGTTTATCTGGCATCAGTGCGGCAAATGCGGCTGGCACAACAGATAAAGGTAAGATTGAGTTTGACGGAGAAGTGATCGCTTCTACCTGTGATGTCAAACTGGACGGAACTGAAGCCGACGGTATTGTTACGCTGGAGAAAGTATCAACCACAGGGATCGCCGGTGTCGGGACCACGGCATTACCGAAGGCATTTAAAATTTCGGTTACGGGTTGTTCGGATGATAAAGCTATCATCGGTGTGACTTTTGCCCCTGCCACTGGCGCGGCAGATAGCAACGGCAACCTGGCGAACGAAGATACGGCAACAACGCCGACGAAGGTAAGTTTACAACTGGTCGATGCAGGTCAACCTATTAATTTAAATGGCGATCAGAGCAAAGGCTCGAAATTTACACTTGTGAGTGGTGCGGGTTCGCTGACGTATATGGTGCAGTATTACAGTAACGATGCTGCGCCAACTGTCGGTAAAGTGACTGCAAATGCGACCTACCAACTGGCGTACAACTAA
- a CDS encoding alkene reductase has protein sequence MSSDKLFTPLKVGAITAPNRIFMAPLTRLRSIEPGDIPTPLMAEYYRQRASAGLIISEATQISAQAKGYAGAPGLHSDEQIAAWKKITAGVHAENGHIAVQLWHTGRISHSSLQPGGQQPVSASAISAGTRTSLRDENGQAIRVDTSMPRALETEEIPGIVNDFRQAIANAREAGFDLVELHSAHGYLLHQFLSPSSNHRTDQYGGSVENRARLVLEVVDAGIKEWGADRIGIRVSPVGTFQNVDNGPNEETDALYLIEELGKRGIAYLHMSEPDWAGGKPYTDAFREKVRARFHGPIIGAGAYTPEKAESLIEKGLIDAAAFGRDYIANPDLVVRLQRKAELNPQRSESFYGGGAEGYTDYPTL, from the coding sequence ATGTCATCTGATAAACTGTTTACCCCACTGAAAGTGGGCGCGATCACCGCACCAAACCGTATTTTCATGGCCCCGCTGACGCGCCTGCGCAGCATTGAGCCTGGCGACATCCCGACTCCGTTAATGGCCGAATATTATCGCCAACGCGCCAGCGCGGGTCTGATCATCAGCGAAGCGACGCAAATTTCCGCACAGGCGAAGGGTTACGCTGGCGCGCCGGGTCTGCACAGTGATGAGCAGATCGCCGCGTGGAAGAAAATCACCGCCGGTGTTCATGCTGAAAACGGCCATATCGCCGTTCAGTTATGGCACACAGGCCGTATTTCTCACTCCAGCCTGCAACCGGGCGGCCAGCAGCCGGTGTCCGCATCCGCTATCAGCGCCGGTACCCGTACTTCCCTGCGTGATGAAAATGGTCAGGCAATCCGTGTGGATACCTCAATGCCCCGCGCGCTGGAAACTGAAGAGATCCCGGGAATCGTCAATGATTTCCGCCAGGCGATCGCCAATGCGCGTGAAGCCGGTTTTGATCTGGTTGAACTGCACTCCGCCCACGGTTATCTGCTGCACCAGTTCCTTTCCCCTTCTTCTAACCATCGTACCGATCAGTACGGCGGTAGCGTGGAGAATCGCGCGCGCCTGGTGCTGGAAGTGGTCGATGCGGGTATTAAGGAATGGGGTGCGGACCGTATCGGGATTCGCGTTTCACCTGTTGGCACCTTCCAGAATGTCGACAATGGTCCGAACGAAGAAACCGACGCGCTGTATCTGATTGAGGAACTGGGTAAACGCGGCATCGCCTATCTGCATATGTCTGAACCAGACTGGGCAGGCGGCAAGCCGTATACCGACGCGTTCCGTGAAAAAGTACGCGCCCGTTTCCACGGTCCGATTATCGGTGCCGGCGCCTATACGCCAGAAAAAGCAGAGAGCTTAATTGAGAAGGGTCTGATCGATGCCGCCGCGTTTGGTCGTGATTATATCGCTAACCCGGATCTGGTGGTGCGTCTGCAACGTAAAGCTGAACTCAATCCGCAACGCAGTGAAAGTTTCTACGGCGGCGGTGCGGAAGGCTATACCGATTACCCGACGCTCTGA